From one Erinaceus europaeus chromosome 4, mEriEur2.1, whole genome shotgun sequence genomic stretch:
- the LOC103116073 gene encoding histone H2B type 1-A-like → MPELSSKSAAAPKKNLKKSVVKTEKKEERRRRRIRKESYSVYIYKVLKQVHPDTGISSKAMSIMNSFVTDIFERIAGEASHLAHYNKRSTITSREIQTAVRLLLPGELAKHAVSEGTKAVTKYTSSK, encoded by the coding sequence ATGCCGGAGTTGTCTTCCAAAAGTGCTGCGGCACCTAaaaagaacttgaagaaatctGTGGTTAAgactgagaagaaagaagagagaaggcgCAGAAGAATCCGCAAAGAAAGCTATTCAGTCTACATCTACAAGGTGCTGAAGCAAGTGCACCCTGATACTGGTATCTCTTCAAAAGCTATGAGCATTATGAACAGTTTTGTCACTGATATCTTTGAGCGGATTGCAGGGGAGGCCTCCCATCTGGCTCATTATAATAAGCGGTCTACTATTACCTCCAGGGAGATTCAGACTGCTGTGCGCCTGCTATTGCCGGGAGAGCTGGCTAAACATGCAGTGTCTGAGGGCACTAAGGCTGTCACCAAGTACACCAGCTCCAAGTAA